In Acidianus brierleyi, one genomic interval encodes:
- a CDS encoding NAD(P)/FAD-dependent oxidoreductase yields MKFDVIVVGAGPSGSAASLTAAKAGMKVLTLERGPEPGSKNVSGAMVRLSEVAKVFDVNGVPFEREVKRVRLLLSSEKGDIRIDTYPKTKLLNVSRLKFDKYLSQQAENAGTLLITKTTALGIKKEGEYYRVITDRGEIEGDKVVLAEGANALVSMNIGIRPEFSPTNTVQAVKEVYTLGKDEVNKRFQLQGDTEGESWRVIASDPVPYAGFLYVYKDSVSIGVGVPMQTLIDKKMRPYEVLDSFEKKFGINELVKGGSLREYSAKIIPEQGFPEWKSCMDGIYSSGDAIGLINPLVFNGIGPAIISGSLAGKASVENWDCRKFALELMNVKEIREISKLRPLVKELLGKGYLSVYDEFLTNIAESWASGDLSELTQYKEIIPTLLKHVLLLWGGIA; encoded by the coding sequence ATGAAATTTGATGTAATTGTAGTAGGAGCAGGACCTTCTGGAAGCGCTGCATCATTAACTGCGGCAAAAGCAGGAATGAAAGTACTTACGCTGGAAAGAGGTCCAGAACCTGGTTCTAAAAACGTATCTGGAGCTATGGTTAGATTGTCAGAAGTAGCTAAGGTATTCGACGTAAACGGAGTTCCATTTGAAAGAGAGGTTAAGAGAGTGAGATTATTATTATCATCAGAAAAGGGTGATATAAGAATTGACACGTATCCAAAAACTAAACTACTTAACGTCAGTAGGCTAAAGTTTGATAAATACCTTTCACAACAAGCTGAAAACGCGGGAACTTTATTAATTACCAAAACTACTGCGCTTGGAATTAAAAAGGAAGGAGAATATTATAGGGTAATAACTGATAGAGGAGAGATAGAAGGAGATAAAGTAGTTCTAGCAGAAGGTGCCAATGCGCTAGTTTCAATGAATATAGGTATAAGACCAGAATTTTCCCCAACTAACACTGTGCAGGCTGTAAAAGAAGTTTATACATTAGGCAAAGACGAGGTAAATAAACGTTTTCAACTGCAAGGAGATACTGAAGGAGAATCCTGGAGAGTTATAGCTAGTGATCCAGTACCATATGCAGGTTTCCTTTATGTGTATAAAGATTCAGTTTCTATAGGAGTAGGTGTTCCTATGCAGACTCTAATAGACAAAAAAATGAGACCTTACGAGGTCTTGGATTCATTTGAAAAGAAGTTTGGGATTAACGAATTAGTTAAGGGAGGATCGCTTAGGGAATATTCGGCAAAAATAATTCCTGAGCAAGGATTTCCAGAATGGAAATCGTGTATGGATGGAATATATTCTTCCGGTGATGCTATAGGCCTTATAAATCCTTTAGTTTTTAATGGAATAGGCCCTGCGATAATCTCTGGAAGTCTTGCAGGTAAGGCATCGGTAGAAAACTGGGACTGCAGAAAATTTGCGCTTGAACTTATGAATGTTAAGGAGATAAGAGAAATATCTAAACTTAGACCTTTAGTTAAAGAACTTTTAGGTAAAGGTTATCTTTCGGTTTATGATGAATTCCTAACAAATATTGCAGAATCTTGGGCTTCAGGAGATCTTTCAGAACTTACTCAATATAAGGAAATTATACCTACACTTTTGAAACATGTTTTATTATTATGGGGTGGAATAGCTTGA
- a CDS encoding FAD-binding protein — translation MVRIIVSIKQVPDADDLRVDPVTNTLVREGVPAVINPPDLHAIEEAVRLKERYGGEVIVITMGPPQAEISLREAIAMGADETYLITDRAMAGADTWATSYTVFKAIKKIGDADLYIFGRRAVDGETEQVGPQTAKWLGIPIVGYVSKVERVDKENNTLSVIRSTEFDEETVEVPLPATITVNEDINTPRQPDILSIIKSRSAKIHKLTKDDIGAEPNKIGLAGSPTKVIKVHPPPKTRNPELYKEKDPKGAAEWLTEKIKISLSQTQEKIEYKKPEPVAKVNGELWVYVDHINEEPNETSWEIMSEARRIADLLSTTLSAVIIGADNLVEDAFEYGADKVYLVKSNVKRYDNDIYTRALSIVAKKYKPEAIFFPGTKSSRELASTSAIEINTGLIADCTSFDVDSKGILYATRPDFGGKEMSTIICPNHRPVMMTVRSGVFKPIHNHKKGEIVEEKLDDEFSRYKILDYRRKEKRNVLTESDIVIGVGRGIKSPENIKIAEELADVLGGVVGVSKPLADMGWYPKDRQVGQTGNTIRPKLYIALGISGAVQHLVGISGARKIIAINIDPEAPIFNNCDYGVIGDLFEVVPELIKRLGK, via the coding sequence ATGGTTCGAATAATAGTCTCAATTAAACAAGTTCCAGATGCCGACGATCTAAGAGTGGATCCAGTAACTAATACCTTGGTCAGGGAAGGTGTTCCGGCAGTAATAAACCCTCCAGATCTTCATGCTATTGAAGAAGCTGTTAGGCTCAAAGAAAGATATGGCGGAGAAGTCATTGTCATAACAATGGGTCCACCGCAAGCAGAAATATCCTTAAGAGAAGCTATAGCTATGGGAGCTGACGAAACTTATCTTATAACTGATAGAGCTATGGCAGGAGCAGATACTTGGGCTACTTCATATACAGTCTTTAAAGCAATAAAGAAAATAGGTGATGCCGATCTATATATTTTCGGAAGGAGGGCTGTGGATGGAGAAACAGAACAAGTTGGACCACAAACTGCAAAATGGCTCGGAATTCCAATTGTTGGATATGTAAGTAAAGTTGAAAGGGTGGATAAAGAAAATAATACTCTAAGTGTAATAAGATCAACTGAATTTGACGAAGAAACTGTAGAGGTTCCTCTTCCTGCTACCATAACTGTTAATGAAGATATTAATACTCCTAGACAACCAGACATATTAAGCATTATAAAGTCCAGATCTGCAAAGATTCATAAGTTAACTAAGGACGATATAGGGGCTGAGCCTAATAAAATAGGTTTAGCTGGTTCTCCTACTAAAGTTATAAAAGTCCATCCTCCGCCAAAGACTAGAAATCCAGAATTATATAAAGAAAAAGATCCTAAAGGTGCTGCAGAATGGCTAACAGAAAAAATAAAGATTTCACTTTCTCAAACACAAGAGAAAATTGAATATAAAAAACCAGAACCAGTAGCTAAAGTTAATGGAGAGCTTTGGGTCTATGTTGATCATATAAACGAAGAACCGAACGAAACGTCTTGGGAGATTATGAGTGAGGCAAGAAGGATTGCCGATTTACTTTCAACTACTTTATCAGCAGTAATTATAGGAGCGGATAATCTAGTTGAGGATGCTTTTGAATATGGCGCTGATAAAGTATATTTAGTCAAATCCAATGTTAAAAGATATGATAATGATATATATACAAGAGCTCTATCCATAGTGGCAAAGAAATATAAACCAGAGGCAATATTTTTCCCCGGTACAAAGAGTTCCAGAGAATTAGCATCTACTAGCGCTATTGAAATTAACACAGGTTTGATAGCCGATTGTACTAGTTTCGACGTGGATAGTAAGGGAATACTTTACGCAACTAGACCAGATTTCGGAGGAAAAGAAATGTCTACTATAATATGTCCTAATCATAGACCTGTTATGATGACAGTAAGATCTGGAGTATTCAAACCTATTCATAATCATAAAAAAGGAGAAATAGTAGAAGAAAAATTAGATGATGAGTTTTCTAGATACAAAATACTAGATTATAGGAGGAAGGAAAAAAGAAATGTTCTTACGGAATCTGATATAGTAATAGGTGTAGGTAGAGGAATAAAAAGTCCCGAGAATATAAAAATAGCAGAAGAATTGGCAGACGTGTTGGGAGGCGTAGTTGGTGTAAGTAAGCCACTTGCAGATATGGGTTGGTATCCAAAGGATAGGCAAGTTGGACAAACTGGTAATACTATAAGGCCAAAACTATACATAGCTTTAGGAATTTCTGGAGCAGTGCAACATTTAGTAGGAATCTCAGGAGCTAGAAAAATCATCGCTATAAATATTGATCCTGAAGCTCCTATATTTAATAACTGTGATTATGGAGTTATTGGAGATCTATTTGAGGTGGTTCCAGAACTCATAAAGAGGTTGGGAAAATGA